One part of the Raphanus sativus cultivar WK10039 chromosome 7, ASM80110v3, whole genome shotgun sequence genome encodes these proteins:
- the LOC108816743 gene encoding ferritin-3, chloroplastic translates to MQRREHVIIIKGGACYMMRQNIRGGRVKLEPMVMPQFEFDHAEKGDDLYGQDRVKEWSIGSFLVSRSGGSLVVFCLVVL, encoded by the exons atgcaaagacgagagcaTGTTATCATTATAAAGGGTGGAGCTTGTTACATGATGAGACAG AACATACGTGGTGGGAGGGTTAAGTTAGAGCCTATGGTGATGCCTCAGTTTGAATTTGACCACGCTGAGAAAGGAGATGATCTCTACG GTCAAGACAGAGTCAAAGAATGGAGTATTGGGAGTTTTCTTGTGTCACGGAGTGGAGGAAGTCTTGTAGTTTTCTGTCTTGTTGTCTTGTAG